In a single window of the Flavobacterium sp. W4I14 genome:
- a CDS encoding AraC family transcriptional activator of pobA (product_source=KO:K18954; cath_funfam=1.10.10.60; cog=COG2207,COG3682; ko=KO:K18954; pfam=PF02311,PF12833; smart=SM00342; superfamily=46689,51215): MPIIVKNKIQENRMLKVSPFRKGVRITAPHKHNSYFEIIYLSSGSGFHYIDSQGFEIFPNSVFFVRKEQMHYWELTSEPEGYVAIIKKGFIDQSIDKEISRLLLQLSRNAVLQLKNAATLNKIFQLLVDEVDTADRSSHTVVEGLLKALLGKIQSEGELLPAGRKQDGNGLCHQFREILSQQKQLKNSVAHYASKLNTSPQNLNLVCKKEMNISASVVLSEFIINEAKRLLIYTDNTVAEISFDLSFNDASHFVKYFKRFTGFTPQNYRASLV, translated from the coding sequence ATGCCGATTATCGTTAAAAACAAGATTCAGGAGAATAGGATGCTCAAGGTGTCGCCATTTAGAAAAGGCGTACGTATCACCGCACCGCATAAGCACAATAGCTATTTCGAAATTATCTACCTTTCCAGCGGAAGCGGTTTTCATTATATAGATTCGCAGGGTTTTGAGATCTTTCCTAATAGCGTTTTTTTTGTAAGGAAGGAACAAATGCATTACTGGGAGCTTACATCCGAACCAGAGGGCTATGTTGCCATCATTAAAAAGGGTTTTATTGATCAGAGTATCGACAAAGAGATTAGCCGGCTATTACTGCAATTGAGCAGGAATGCCGTTCTACAATTGAAAAATGCAGCAACCCTTAATAAAATCTTTCAATTGCTTGTAGATGAGGTTGATACAGCGGATCGTTCATCTCATACAGTTGTAGAAGGGTTGTTAAAGGCATTGTTGGGTAAAATCCAATCGGAGGGTGAACTATTGCCTGCAGGTAGAAAGCAGGATGGCAATGGCCTGTGCCATCAGTTCCGTGAAATTTTGAGCCAGCAAAAACAGTTAAAAAACAGTGTTGCCCATTATGCCAGTAAATTGAATACCTCTCCACAGAACCTCAATCTGGTATGTAAGAAAGAAATGAATATCTCTGCTTCAGTGGTACTTTCAGAATTCATTATCAATGAGGCTAAACGTTTGTTGATCTATACCGATAACACGGTTGCTGAAATAAGCTTTGACCTCAGCTTCAATGATGCATCACATTTTGTAAAGTATTTTAAGCGCTTTACAGGTTTCACGCCTCAGAATTATCGGGCAAGCCTTGTTTAA
- a CDS encoding cobalt-zinc-cadmium efflux system membrane fusion protein (product_source=KO:K15727; cath_funfam=2.40.50.100; cog=COG0845; ko=KO:K15727; pfam=PF16576; superfamily=111369; tigrfam=TIGR01730): MRSIYKYLTLLSFPFYLAGCSSPNTEKEPEKETVHEESDIVTLTPEQHKLSEITLGDIELKELSGTTKVNGMLDLPPQSLVSISTPLEGIVKSTNMLQGKRVAKGALVAVMQNPEFIQMQQDYLDYKSQLQFLKLELDRQEELAKENVNSKKALQKARSEYESVSARLLGQRSKLSIMNISFAALEKGQIQKTFNLYTPMAGYVTQVNTNIGAFASTTDVLFKIADTEHLHAELTVFEKDVPKLKLGQKVRFVLANEEKERMATVYLIGREISKERTVQIHCHLDKEDTQLLPGMYLKAYVESGMNKVEALPDAAIVEFEGKKFVFIDQPADKGRNTYRYKMMEVKTGVAENGYTQVSFAGQINDVKVVTKGAYDLLSKVKNAEEEGEEH; the protein is encoded by the coding sequence ATGAGATCCATATATAAATATCTTACCCTGCTGTCCTTTCCATTTTATCTGGCTGGCTGTAGCAGCCCCAATACAGAAAAGGAACCCGAAAAAGAGACTGTTCACGAAGAGAGCGATATTGTAACCCTTACCCCAGAGCAGCACAAACTATCAGAAATTACCCTGGGAGACATTGAGTTGAAGGAATTAAGCGGAACAACGAAAGTAAACGGCATGCTCGATCTTCCCCCGCAAAGCCTGGTATCTATTTCCACACCGCTGGAAGGGATTGTAAAAAGTACCAATATGCTACAGGGAAAGCGCGTAGCTAAAGGCGCTCTGGTAGCCGTAATGCAGAATCCTGAATTCATTCAGATGCAACAAGATTATCTGGACTATAAAAGCCAGCTGCAGTTTTTAAAGCTGGAGCTCGACCGCCAGGAAGAATTGGCAAAGGAAAATGTAAATTCCAAAAAAGCACTTCAGAAAGCAAGGAGCGAATACGAGAGTGTGAGTGCAAGATTGCTGGGGCAGCGTTCAAAACTTTCCATTATGAACATCAGTTTTGCGGCACTGGAAAAAGGACAGATCCAGAAAACTTTTAACCTCTATACACCAATGGCGGGTTACGTTACGCAGGTTAATACTAATATAGGTGCCTTTGCCAGCACCACCGATGTGTTATTCAAAATCGCCGATACCGAGCACCTGCATGCAGAACTTACGGTATTTGAAAAGGATGTACCCAAGCTTAAGCTAGGGCAGAAAGTCCGCTTTGTACTGGCCAACGAAGAAAAGGAACGCATGGCTACGGTTTATCTCATCGGCAGGGAAATTAGCAAAGAGCGTACCGTGCAAATTCATTGCCACCTGGATAAGGAGGATACACAGCTGCTTCCGGGTATGTACCTTAAGGCTTATGTAGAAAGCGGCATGAACAAGGTTGAAGCACTGCCCGATGCGGCTATTGTTGAGTTTGAAGGCAAAAAGTTCGTGTTTATAGATCAGCCTGCCGATAAGGGCCGTAACACATACCGGTACAAAATGATGGAAGTAAAAACAGGTGTTGCCGAAAATGGTTACACCCAGGTTTCTTTTGCCGGGCAGATCAATGATGTGAAGGTGGTGACAAAAGGCGCTTACGATCTGTTAAGCAAGGTAAAGAATGCCGAAGAAGAAGGTGAGGAACATTAA
- a CDS encoding ferric enterobactin receptor (product_source=KO:K19611; cath_funfam=2.170.130.10; cleavage_site_network=SignalP-noTM; cog=COG1629; ko=KO:K19611; pfam=PF07715,PF13715,PF14905; superfamily=49464,56935), which translates to MQLSRSVVLLLLVFFSQTVKAQNVTLKGILIDQQTKQPLEYASMALLKKTDSTVVGGVLTRPNGAFEISKLQIGQYVLKIAYIGYKNRFIPVDINDTRIVNLGSVTLTPTSELLSQVNISSGKVNASNKIDKQSYRADQFESAKGGTAIDVLKNLPAVAVNGEGQISVRGSTGFLVLVNGKPVLTDAQTVLSQLPANSLENIELITSPSAKYDPDGKAGIINIVTKKGANDGFTLTANAQAGLPSTTDYDNKEKPKRFGGDVTLNFRKDKWDISVGGNYLRNDNAGYREGDVFTKNFTNNTITRFPSNGERSFDKYNYAGRLSAIYTLDKNNSFSIGFFSGKRYQARLADLVYTNSTSDLSTGLPIKSTTYYNSNLQTKEGTFTLGNLDYTHTFADKSSLTASLLYENANLYGNTKNRNLGYPNTADTIQYVFNPYRNPINGYRFKLDYAINIGKGKLESGYQFRYDTQDGQFDYFVSPAISQPDANRFRGRASAKNQIHSVYAQYSGKLNKLEYIGGLRYEYATRRLNLSYDPVVHELDLSNLFPSLNLLYNVNDGLKLKAGYSRRIQRTNNYELNPIPEREHSETLEQGDPDLKPSFIDLVELGLARTFKKGSFFTTLYYQNIKNPIQRVNSVYADTILNRVFTNAEKARSFGLELGTNLQPVKWWSLYLGGNVYNYKVAGDLNVLGSSSVVDNANWVYSINANTSFKLNKTWTVQGNVNYLSKRPTAQGEDSKFLVPNTAVKKTFMDGRFSATLQWQNMDLGMNQSNRQRITTFGKDFYTTTNYIYETDVFMLNFSFNLNKLIGKSKLPTSEFGDKEF; encoded by the coding sequence ATGCAACTCTCCAGATCCGTTGTGCTTCTTTTGCTTGTTTTTTTTAGCCAAACCGTAAAGGCTCAAAATGTTACCCTTAAAGGCATTCTTATCGATCAGCAGACCAAACAACCGCTCGAATACGCCAGTATGGCGCTCTTAAAAAAAACAGATTCGACAGTAGTTGGAGGTGTATTAACCAGGCCAAACGGTGCATTTGAGATCAGTAAGCTTCAGATTGGGCAATACGTATTGAAAATAGCTTACATCGGTTATAAGAACAGGTTTATTCCTGTAGACATTAATGATACAAGAATAGTTAACCTTGGTTCGGTTACGCTCACACCAACCAGCGAGTTGTTAAGTCAGGTGAACATTAGCAGTGGAAAGGTAAATGCATCCAATAAGATCGATAAACAATCATACCGGGCAGACCAGTTTGAAAGTGCAAAAGGTGGAACCGCAATTGATGTGTTAAAGAACCTGCCTGCTGTTGCGGTTAACGGAGAGGGGCAGATCAGCGTTCGGGGATCAACCGGATTTCTTGTGCTCGTAAATGGCAAGCCAGTACTTACCGATGCGCAGACTGTTTTAAGCCAGTTGCCTGCCAATAGTCTGGAAAACATAGAACTAATTACTTCCCCATCTGCTAAATATGATCCTGATGGCAAGGCCGGTATTATCAATATCGTTACCAAGAAAGGTGCTAACGATGGATTTACATTGACAGCCAATGCCCAGGCCGGACTTCCAAGTACAACTGATTATGACAATAAGGAGAAGCCCAAGCGCTTTGGGGGCGATGTTACGCTGAACTTCAGAAAAGATAAATGGGATATCTCTGTGGGTGGAAATTACCTTAGAAATGATAATGCGGGCTACCGTGAAGGAGATGTGTTCACCAAGAATTTTACCAATAATACCATTACACGTTTTCCCTCGAACGGTGAACGTAGTTTTGATAAATATAATTACGCAGGCAGATTGTCGGCCATTTATACCCTGGATAAAAACAACTCCTTTTCTATTGGTTTTTTTAGTGGAAAGCGTTATCAAGCCCGTCTTGCAGACCTGGTTTACACCAATAGCACCTCAGATCTTTCAACAGGGCTTCCCATTAAGTCAACCACTTACTACAACTCCAATCTGCAAACAAAGGAAGGTACTTTTACACTGGGCAATCTGGATTATACCCATACTTTTGCGGATAAATCCTCATTAACAGCCTCGTTGTTATATGAAAATGCAAATCTTTATGGGAATACCAAAAATAGAAATCTTGGTTATCCCAATACAGCCGATACGATACAGTACGTTTTTAATCCATATAGGAACCCGATAAATGGATATAGGTTTAAGTTAGATTATGCCATAAATATTGGTAAAGGGAAACTCGAAAGTGGTTATCAGTTCAGATATGATACCCAGGATGGGCAATTTGATTATTTTGTAAGCCCTGCCATTTCGCAGCCGGATGCCAACAGGTTTAGAGGGCGTGCAAGTGCAAAAAACCAGATCCATTCGGTTTATGCGCAGTATTCAGGTAAACTGAATAAACTGGAATATATTGGAGGACTGCGTTACGAATATGCCACCAGAAGGTTAAATCTTTCTTACGATCCTGTAGTTCATGAGCTAGACCTCTCTAACCTTTTCCCCTCTCTAAACTTGCTTTACAATGTTAATGATGGGCTGAAGTTGAAGGCTGGCTATTCCAGAAGGATCCAGCGTACCAATAATTATGAGCTTAATCCTATACCCGAAAGAGAACACTCAGAAACATTAGAACAGGGCGATCCGGACCTAAAACCATCTTTTATCGATCTCGTAGAACTCGGACTGGCCAGAACCTTCAAAAAGGGGTCTTTTTTTACAACATTATATTATCAGAACATTAAAAATCCAATACAGCGTGTAAATAGCGTTTATGCAGATACGATCTTGAACAGGGTATTTACAAATGCAGAAAAAGCACGTTCTTTTGGTCTTGAGTTAGGAACCAACCTTCAGCCTGTTAAATGGTGGAGCCTATACCTGGGCGGTAACGTCTATAATTATAAGGTAGCTGGAGATTTAAATGTGCTGGGCAGCAGTTCGGTAGTAGATAATGCAAATTGGGTATACTCAATAAATGCCAATACCAGTTTTAAACTGAATAAAACCTGGACTGTGCAGGGAAATGTTAATTATTTATCAAAGCGGCCAACTGCACAGGGTGAAGATTCAAAATTTCTGGTTCCCAATACCGCTGTTAAGAAAACATTTATGGATGGACGTTTTTCTGCAACCCTACAGTGGCAGAATATGGATCTTGGCATGAACCAATCAAACAGACAGCGGATAACAACATTTGGAAAAGATTTTTATACCACCACCAACTATATTTATGAAACCGATGTGTTCATGCTGAATTTCAGCTTTAACCTGAACAAACTTATCGGTAAATCCAAGCTCCCTACCAGCGAATTTGGTGATAAGGAATTTTAA
- a CDS encoding inosose dehydratase (product_source=KO:K03335; cath_funfam=3.20.20.150; cleavage_site_network=SignalP-noTM; cog=COG1082; ko=KO:K03335; pfam=PF01261; superfamily=51658; transmembrane_helix_parts=Inside_1_6,TMhelix_7_29,Outside_30_281): MTTRRNFLQTGILGLTATTLINIPSVFAAPAKSNAAGKDPFKLAIAGYSFLNFNLDESLKMMKRVDVHYLCIKDFHLPFKSTAAEIAAFHAKLKDNNVEGYAVGPIYTKNKEEIDNAFDYAKRVGVDLLIGIPAHADLEYVAQKTKEYNIRYAIHNHGPQDKLYPNAESIYNLIKNLDQRVGICFDMGHNKRDGRDSVADLQKFSKRIFDMHLKNVTVAANEGTTCELGRGVIDIPAFVKMLRKVNYQGCCSLEYEKDMKDPLAGIAESVGYFRGVCDGTR, translated from the coding sequence ATGACCACACGAAGAAATTTTTTGCAAACAGGAATATTGGGACTAACGGCTACAACGCTGATCAATATCCCATCAGTTTTTGCAGCGCCTGCTAAAAGTAATGCCGCGGGTAAAGACCCTTTTAAATTAGCAATTGCCGGTTATAGCTTCCTTAACTTTAACCTTGACGAATCGCTTAAAATGATGAAAAGGGTTGATGTACATTACCTCTGTATTAAAGACTTTCATTTGCCATTTAAAAGTACAGCAGCAGAAATTGCTGCCTTTCATGCTAAACTAAAGGATAATAACGTAGAGGGATATGCCGTAGGACCAATATACACCAAAAATAAAGAAGAGATCGACAATGCATTTGATTATGCAAAAAGGGTTGGTGTTGATCTGTTGATTGGAATTCCGGCGCATGCTGACCTGGAATATGTTGCCCAAAAGACAAAAGAATATAATATTCGTTATGCCATTCATAATCACGGGCCCCAGGACAAATTATATCCAAATGCAGAAAGCATCTATAACCTCATTAAAAACCTAGATCAACGTGTGGGTATCTGCTTTGATATGGGGCATAACAAGAGAGATGGACGGGATTCGGTTGCAGATCTTCAGAAATTCTCGAAACGTATTTTTGATATGCATTTAAAGAATGTAACAGTAGCGGCAAATGAAGGTACCACTTGCGAACTCGGTCGTGGCGTAATTGATATCCCTGCATTCGTAAAAATGCTGAGAAAGGTTAATTATCAGGGCTGCTGTAGTTTAGAGTACGAAAAAGACATGAAAGACCCTCTGGCAGGAATAGCTGAATCTGTTGGCTATTTTAGGGGTGTTTGCGATGGTACCCGCTAG
- a CDS encoding AraC-like DNA-binding protein (product_source=COG2207; cath_funfam=1.10.10.60; cog=COG2207; pfam=PF12833; smart=SM00342; superfamily=46689) — MQLLLPYADPTKYLQELTTKYGFSSRDTWSSKSIILPEHMGTGFVQVFIKNDIHFFRGIWDFNEPTQFYSPDPVGQRGLIDFRISNEDQLLHSAALEGAKKFSWEITRVDGIRFFIPEAYFIGSITELSRRFQSCAHHPQVKQLIKQLFEISARDFSNTMLLDAKLTEFIYYLIRHLSQREIEPADGDGLTQRRLDSIREAHTRIMSNMDTEISVLQLSRWVGLNECDLKRDFKKVYGLPIRQYIIQQKIQMANLLVAENHVDLAEAARSLGYTNIRYFEMLFKRYYGKI, encoded by the coding sequence ATGCAGTTGTTATTGCCCTACGCAGATCCAACGAAATATCTACAGGAACTGACCACGAAGTACGGTTTTTCCTCAAGGGATACCTGGTCATCCAAGAGCATTATCCTTCCAGAGCATATGGGGACTGGATTTGTTCAGGTTTTTATTAAAAACGATATCCATTTTTTTCGCGGCATCTGGGATTTTAATGAACCTACACAATTTTATTCTCCCGACCCGGTTGGACAGCGAGGGTTGATCGATTTTCGGATCAGCAATGAAGATCAGCTCTTACATTCCGCTGCGCTGGAAGGCGCTAAGAAATTTAGCTGGGAAATTACCCGTGTTGATGGAATACGGTTTTTTATCCCGGAAGCATATTTTATAGGAAGTATAACGGAGTTAAGCAGGCGGTTTCAAAGCTGTGCACATCATCCTCAGGTTAAACAGCTCATCAAGCAGCTCTTTGAAATTTCCGCCCGCGACTTTTCCAATACCATGCTTCTGGACGCCAAGCTGACGGAATTTATATATTACCTGATCCGTCATTTAAGTCAGAGGGAAATAGAACCTGCTGATGGCGATGGCCTTACCCAAAGACGTTTGGATAGTATAAGAGAAGCACATACCCGGATCATGTCTAACATGGACACAGAAATAAGCGTTTTACAGTTGAGCCGTTGGGTTGGCCTGAATGAGTGTGATCTTAAAAGGGATTTTAAAAAAGTATACGGACTCCCGATCCGGCAATATATCATTCAACAAAAAATCCAGATGGCAAACCTATTGGTTGCCGAAAACCATGTTGATCTTGCCGAGGCAGCAAGGAGTTTGGGCTATACCAACATCAGGTATTTCGAAATGCTTTTTAAGCGTTATTACGGTAAAATATAG